From the Leptolyngbya sp. O-77 genome, one window contains:
- a CDS encoding GAF domain-containing protein → MLPSTDSFPQNGHEEALSSWPDYNDKLTYRGITYGNNRKESITVTQPSPYPWAQWFQNLKIRNKQVIGLTASTAVSIAGLVGIGALLIVTSGRNQLRNQAKSELEMIEIAYDIKVNQMGFAFQVQADNQAIIAAAATHAAGRKLSPGSEAEVRTILQKEIKTYGIEYATLVGKDLRIIASANAKRTGQRFDPNGLVGTVLQNPRQIKTTAIVSWDELKNEAPPLPKDIRGKDALIRYTVTPVFAPGTEEVIGALVSGDIVNGKLGIVEKPLSAFKNGYGAVYQVQPDGSLELTTALAAGDNPDISKASPGVSLQDLQLLRDAIAARGQVVTGRGQVGSITHTLAAEAIPNFNGEPTAVLVRGSSETALNQLILQSLQVQFLIVLFVIASNLLLAKVLGLSILRPVRQLQATAQRFSQGDRQARAEIYATDELGEVAQVFNQLADGVVQTEAMLQMQSEREKQATERALLLAEVTSRIRQSLDEKTILSTSVQGVREVLKADRVLIYRFAPDLKSGNISAEDVGRGWKRALGQTIEDPLTPEAIERYYTGRVSFVTDRETAELTHCHCEILKRLEVQANMVAPILAGDDLVGLLCVHQCSGPRHWEMVEIELLQQIAVQIGYALSQAKLLQKQQAAAEKERQLAEIVSRMRESFEEQRILRVAVTEVRRSLNCQRVAVYAFDENWHGTFIAESVESGYPAALSNKIYDPCFAEKYVEQYRQGRVQVVADITQAGLTECHLEQLKPYQVRANLVAPILFGESLLGLLIAHQCDAPRVWSQLDINFFRQVATQLGYALEQARLFNQANALSEERRRQQETLQRQLMALLDDVEGAASGDLTVRADVTAGEIGTVADFFNSIIESLRQIVTQVKRSANQVNESLGQNESAIAALANAALKQAEETTRIMDSVGAMTHSIQQVSQRAQQAATVAHTASATAEVSGSAMDLTVQNILNLREIIGETSKKVKRLGESSQQISKAVSLINQIAMQTNLLAINAGIEAARAGEEGQGFAVVAEEVGELAARSADATKEIERIVEAIQQETVEVVEAMEQSTSKVVEGTHYVEDAKQNLAQILDLSRQIDELVQSISEATVSQVETSAAVAMLMQEVAQVSELTSDSSRKISEALAETVEVARELQASVGTFKTGEQV, encoded by the coding sequence GTGCTTCCATCCACCGATTCATTCCCTCAAAATGGTCATGAGGAAGCATTATCCTCGTGGCCCGACTATAACGATAAATTAACTTATCGGGGCATTACCTACGGCAACAATCGAAAGGAGTCGATTACAGTAACTCAGCCGAGTCCCTATCCTTGGGCACAGTGGTTCCAGAACCTGAAAATTCGCAACAAGCAAGTCATCGGTTTGACAGCCTCCACAGCAGTTTCGATTGCTGGCTTGGTTGGAATTGGTGCGCTGCTGATTGTAACCTCTGGCCGCAATCAGTTACGAAACCAGGCAAAATCTGAGCTAGAGATGATTGAGATTGCCTATGACATCAAAGTCAACCAAATGGGCTTTGCATTTCAAGTCCAGGCTGATAATCAAGCGATTATTGCCGCAGCAGCTACCCATGCGGCAGGCAGAAAACTTTCGCCAGGGTCTGAAGCTGAGGTTAGAACAATTTTGCAAAAGGAGATCAAGACCTACGGGATTGAATATGCAACGCTAGTGGGTAAGGATTTGCGGATTATCGCTAGCGCCAATGCAAAACGCACGGGGCAACGATTTGACCCCAACGGATTAGTGGGTACGGTGCTGCAAAACCCACGACAAATTAAAACGACGGCAATCGTCTCGTGGGATGAGCTAAAAAATGAGGCTCCGCCACTGCCCAAAGACATTCGGGGAAAAGACGCGCTTATTCGCTATACGGTAACGCCGGTCTTTGCGCCCGGTACAGAAGAGGTGATTGGGGCATTAGTCTCGGGGGACATCGTCAACGGCAAGCTGGGGATTGTCGAAAAACCACTCTCTGCATTTAAAAATGGATATGGTGCAGTTTATCAGGTGCAGCCTGATGGCAGCTTGGAACTAACAACCGCTCTGGCTGCTGGAGACAACCCCGACATTAGTAAGGCATCCCCAGGCGTTAGCCTACAAGATCTGCAGCTATTGCGCGATGCGATCGCCGCTCGTGGTCAAGTTGTGACCGGGCGTGGACAGGTTGGCTCAATAACCCACACACTGGCTGCCGAGGCAATTCCCAATTTCAACGGTGAGCCAACGGCTGTGTTAGTGCGGGGAAGTTCCGAAACTGCGCTAAACCAACTCATTCTCCAGAGCTTACAGGTGCAGTTTTTGATTGTGCTGTTCGTTATTGCGTCAAACCTGCTGCTCGCAAAAGTGCTGGGGTTATCCATCCTACGTCCTGTGCGGCAACTGCAAGCGACTGCCCAGCGCTTTAGCCAGGGCGATCGCCAGGCCCGCGCTGAAATCTACGCAACCGATGAACTGGGAGAAGTGGCTCAGGTCTTTAACCAACTGGCAGATGGCGTTGTGCAAACCGAGGCTATGTTGCAGATGCAGAGCGAGCGAGAAAAGCAGGCCACCGAACGGGCTCTGCTGCTAGCAGAGGTGACCAGCCGAATCCGCCAATCCCTGGATGAAAAGACAATCCTCTCCACTTCCGTACAAGGGGTGCGGGAAGTGCTGAAAGCTGATCGCGTACTGATTTATCGCTTTGCCCCTGACCTAAAAAGTGGCAACATCAGTGCGGAAGATGTCGGGCGCGGCTGGAAACGGGCCTTGGGGCAAACCATTGAAGACCCCCTCACCCCCGAAGCCATCGAGCGCTACTACACCGGCCGAGTCAGCTTTGTGACCGATCGCGAAACCGCCGAACTAACCCACTGCCACTGCGAAATTTTGAAGCGCCTAGAGGTGCAGGCCAACATGGTGGCTCCCATTTTGGCAGGTGATGATCTGGTCGGGCTGCTGTGTGTCCACCAATGCTCTGGCCCACGGCATTGGGAAATGGTCGAGATTGAGCTGCTGCAACAGATTGCTGTGCAGATTGGCTATGCCCTGAGTCAGGCCAAGCTGTTGCAAAAACAGCAAGCCGCCGCCGAGAAGGAACGCCAACTGGCGGAGATTGTGTCCCGAATGCGCGAAAGCTTTGAGGAGCAGCGGATTTTGCGAGTTGCCGTTACTGAAGTGCGGCGATCGCTCAACTGTCAGCGGGTCGCGGTCTATGCCTTCGACGAAAACTGGCACGGCACCTTTATCGCCGAATCAGTCGAATCTGGCTATCCGGCTGCCTTGTCCAACAAAATCTATGACCCCTGCTTTGCCGAAAAGTATGTCGAGCAATATCGCCAAGGCCGCGTGCAAGTCGTTGCCGATATTACCCAAGCCGGACTCACCGAATGCCATCTAGAGCAGCTCAAACCCTACCAAGTCCGGGCAAACCTGGTTGCGCCCATCCTCTTTGGTGAAAGTCTGCTGGGCTTGCTGATTGCCCACCAGTGCGATGCCCCCCGCGTTTGGAGCCAGCTTGACATCAACTTCTTCCGCCAGGTGGCAACCCAGCTTGGCTACGCCCTTGAGCAAGCCCGCCTGTTTAACCAAGCCAACGCCCTCTCTGAGGAACGCCGTCGGCAGCAAGAAACGCTTCAGCGGCAGCTTATGGCCCTGCTAGACGACGTAGAAGGGGCGGCTTCGGGCGACCTCACCGTGCGGGCAGACGTGACGGCTGGAGAAATTGGCACCGTTGCCGACTTTTTCAACTCGATTATTGAGAGCCTGCGCCAGATTGTGACCCAGGTGAAACGCTCCGCCAACCAGGTGAACGAGTCGCTCGGACAAAACGAAAGCGCTATTGCTGCCCTGGCAAATGCAGCTCTCAAGCAAGCCGAGGAAACCACGCGCATCATGGACTCGGTGGGGGCAATGACGCACTCAATTCAGCAGGTTTCCCAGCGGGCGCAGCAGGCGGCCACGGTGGCGCATACTGCCTCGGCTACCGCAGAGGTCAGCGGCAGCGCGATGGATTTGACGGTGCAAAATATTTTGAATCTGCGAGAAATCATCGGAGAAACCTCGAAGAAGGTGAAGCGCTTGGGTGAGTCGTCGCAGCAAATTTCAAAGGCTGTGTCGCTGATTAACCAGATCGCCATGCAAACCAACTTGCTGGCGATTAACGCCGGGATTGAGGCGGCTCGCGCAGGCGAAGAGGGTCAGGGCTTTGCCGTGGTGGCAGAAGAGGTGGGCGAGCTGGCGGCGCGATCTGCGGATGCAACCAAGGAAATCGAGCGCATTGTGGAAGCCATTCAGCAGGAAACGGTGGAGGTGGTGGAAGCGATGGAGCAGAGCACCAGCAAGGTGGTCGAGGGTACGCACTACGTGGAAGATGCAAAACAAAACTTGGCGCAAATTCTGGATCTGTCGCGTCAAATTGACGAGCTAGTGCAGTCAATTTCGGAAGCAACGGTGTCTCAGGTGGAAACTTCTGCGGCCGTGGCGATGCTGATGCAGGAGGTCGCTCAGGTGTCGGAGTTGACTTCTGACTCGTCGCGGAAGATTTCTGAGGCGCTGGCAGAAACGGTCGAGGTGGCACGTGAACTGCAAGCCTCTGTCGGTACTTTTAAGACTGGAGAACAGGTCTAG
- a CDS encoding chemotaxis protein CheW, whose protein sequence is MSAALVPNPPSSLAPVSYVGRSHTHIRFNLTPQTPAVLPLSCVQEAITVPAQRITPMPNMHPCLSGLINRRSQVVWVVDLAQMLGFSSGFYSSQQFNLILVRTEATPLMFRVQEVSGILNISPDLIQPTPANFSSNIAPYVDGCVSLDSELLLVLNAEAIARSSLLQPS, encoded by the coding sequence ATGAGTGCGGCTCTAGTTCCCAATCCGCCGTCTTCCCTGGCTCCAGTCTCCTATGTGGGGCGATCGCACACCCATATTCGATTCAATCTGACTCCACAAACACCTGCGGTGCTGCCATTGTCTTGTGTGCAGGAAGCCATCACCGTACCCGCGCAGCGCATCACCCCGATGCCGAATATGCATCCCTGCTTGTCTGGCTTGATAAATCGCCGCAGTCAGGTGGTCTGGGTGGTTGATTTGGCACAAATGTTAGGGTTTTCGTCTGGTTTTTACAGCTCTCAACAGTTCAACTTGATTTTGGTGCGGACGGAAGCGACTCCTCTCATGTTTCGAGTTCAAGAAGTTAGTGGAATTCTAAATATCAGTCCCGATTTAATTCAGCCAACGCCAGCCAATTTTTCTAGCAACATTGCGCCTTATGTAGACGGCTGTGTTTCCCTAGATTCTGAGCTGCTGCTGGTGTTAAATGCAGAGGCGATCGCCCGTTCATCCCTCTTGCAGCCCTCTTAA
- a CDS encoding PleD family two-component system response regulator: protein MTPTLTKTILVVEDTPSEMELMSHYLRESGCTVINAVTAKEAMEKAIQHRPDVIVTDVVMPGMSGFELCRSLKKQPETSKVPIVICTSKNQEIDRLWGMKQGADAYLTKPYTREQLLRAVMSVVGVGL from the coding sequence ATGACTCCCACGTTGACGAAAACGATCCTGGTTGTTGAAGACACGCCTTCTGAGATGGAGTTGATGAGCCATTACCTTCGAGAGAGTGGCTGCACAGTGATTAATGCAGTGACTGCCAAAGAAGCAATGGAAAAAGCAATTCAACACCGCCCAGATGTGATTGTCACAGATGTCGTGATGCCAGGGATGAGCGGCTTTGAATTGTGTCGCAGCCTCAAAAAGCAGCCAGAGACATCCAAGGTTCCAATTGTTATTTGCACGTCCAAAAACCAAGAAATTGATCGTCTTTGGGGAATGAAGCAGGGGGCAGATGCGTATTTAACCAAGCCCTATACCCGTGAACAATTGCTACGAGCAGTCATGAGCGTTGTTGGAGTTGGGCTATGA
- a CDS encoding response regulator, whose translation MNTTSIAGYRFPQKLYPLNLLAQLKSRKATGCLRVTDGSTTWFIYLEEGDLVYASSSIDSFGRLDRHLSKISRHLPSLVSAVRVQLRLLFENRPIYQSEFVPDYQAICWLIDQNHLIGEHIFNLIDSLAKEVIEGFLLINAGSYELLERERFSEWRTFCKIDLRDLAEYCQQHVTHQKPQMAIAQAPTFKTIPIERGRSQPVFPQSKDAPEKTAPTEHGSTIEVDPPKLSKEHYTVVCIDDSPTILRSIQAFLDDTIFSVVLISDPVKALMQIVRTKPDLILLDVTMPNLDGYELCSLLRRHPSFRNVPVVMVTSNTGLIDRAKAKLVGASGYLTKPFNQSDLLKVVFKHLS comes from the coding sequence ATGAATACCACCTCAATTGCAGGATATCGATTTCCTCAAAAGTTATATCCACTCAATCTTTTGGCCCAGCTTAAAAGTCGAAAAGCGACTGGCTGCTTGCGCGTCACTGATGGTTCCACAACTTGGTTCATTTATCTTGAAGAGGGCGACTTGGTGTATGCCTCCAGTTCTATTGATTCCTTTGGACGACTGGATCGTCATCTCAGCAAAATCAGCCGTCATCTGCCCAGCCTGGTCAGCGCGGTGCGAGTGCAACTGCGGCTCTTATTTGAAAACCGCCCCATCTATCAATCAGAATTTGTGCCAGATTATCAGGCGATTTGCTGGTTGATTGATCAAAATCACCTGATAGGTGAACATATCTTTAATTTAATTGACAGTCTGGCGAAGGAAGTAATTGAGGGATTTTTGCTGATCAATGCGGGCAGCTATGAGCTGCTTGAAAGAGAGCGATTCTCAGAGTGGAGGACTTTTTGCAAGATCGATCTGCGAGATTTGGCAGAATATTGTCAGCAGCATGTGACGCATCAAAAGCCACAAATGGCGATCGCCCAAGCGCCTACCTTTAAGACCATTCCAATCGAAAGAGGGCGATCGCAGCCCGTCTTCCCTCAATCTAAAGATGCACCTGAGAAAACAGCGCCTACAGAGCATGGCTCGACTATAGAGGTAGATCCACCCAAGCTTTCTAAAGAGCATTATACCGTCGTCTGCATCGATGATAGTCCAACGATTTTGCGGTCAATTCAAGCATTTCTAGACGACACGATATTTTCAGTCGTTTTGATTAGCGACCCGGTAAAGGCGCTCATGCAAATTGTACGAACTAAGCCTGATCTAATTTTGCTGGATGTAACGATGCCTAACTTAGATGGCTATGAATTGTGTTCTCTTTTGCGCCGCCATCCGAGTTTCAGAAATGTTCCTGTGGTGATGGTGACTAGCAACACAGGCTTGATTGATCGCGCCAAGGCGAAATTGGTTGGCGCATCTGGCTATCTAACGAAGCCATTCAATCAATCCGACTTGCTAAAGGTTGTCTTCAAGCACTTGAGCTAG
- the bcsA gene encoding UDP-forming cellulose synthase catalytic subunit: MVRAIAPAATPASNQTRDPITKRILLRLVNGIPLFFETAFRRHRYVFLVLLSALLWLATPMITARPGIWQQAIFGLSLVFLGNWLVRLEEQQEDTALSERLHLVLVALSGLTTLRYFYYRTFYTLSLDSWLNAVFSVLLYAAEMYAILTLFLAYFQTLRIRQRQPIDLSTVPQAQWPSVDVYIPTYNEDVEIVRKTAIAALAIDYPADKKCVYVLDDGRKYPERRAELQAMCDEVGAIMLVRDNNDHAKAGNINTALEKTHGDLVLILDCDHIPARCFLKETVGFFLKPKVALVQTPHWFYNPDPFERNLLTRGQIPVGNELFYKVLQKGNDHWNAAFFCGSAAVVRREYIREIGGIATETVTEDCHTALRLHSLGYQSVYYDKIMVAGLAPEKFSSYVGQQVRWARGMAQILRLENPLFNRKLKLTLAQRLCYFSATSHFFFGFPRLMYVIAPMIYLLLGISSVRGLGLETMAYALPHILLSMQTNHIPYKHVRFSFWNEVYEFAMSFQAGIVTLLALINPKLGSFNVTDKGLTVTERNFDFESVRYLVYLSAIAAASLLAIPFWLVISPQDAQAVLINAVWNVFNLFLLLAACLVAFEQPQLRDAHRLPRKITAIIHSDGQQWSGTTQNVSESGALLLLDEWPNVPDEVRVELIGDYGARVLLDAKIIRAKATSNLQVQVAIQFINLSRTQTDDLVLVLYSDVKEWYSQKREQRDNPVDSFKFIAASIGRVFREFRPESSIAVRKQVQAASYLFWEGWGDVSYPATLTEIGMRDLRLEIEMIELETIEELQVNQPLLSLLVFRQPDDPEPQSLVAQIMRVEMLAGLSDRTILELSFPPDLDRQQKDKIRRLLRSLN; this comes from the coding sequence ATGGTTCGCGCGATCGCCCCTGCTGCAACGCCAGCATCCAATCAGACCAGAGATCCTATCACCAAGCGGATCTTACTTCGCCTAGTCAATGGCATTCCGCTCTTTTTTGAGACGGCATTTCGCCGCCATCGCTATGTGTTTTTGGTGCTGCTGAGTGCGCTGCTGTGGCTGGCCACGCCCATGATTACAGCCCGTCCTGGCATCTGGCAGCAGGCCATTTTTGGACTGTCGCTAGTCTTTTTAGGCAACTGGCTAGTACGCCTAGAGGAACAGCAAGAAGATACTGCGCTCAGCGAACGGCTGCATCTGGTCTTGGTTGCCCTCAGCGGACTGACCACGCTCCGCTATTTCTACTACCGCACGTTCTACACCCTGTCGCTGGATAGCTGGCTGAATGCGGTGTTTAGCGTGCTGCTCTATGCAGCAGAGATGTACGCAATTCTGACGCTATTTCTGGCCTATTTTCAGACGCTCCGCATCCGCCAGCGCCAGCCCATTGACCTCTCCACCGTGCCCCAAGCGCAGTGGCCCAGTGTCGATGTCTACATTCCGACCTACAACGAAGATGTGGAAATTGTGCGAAAAACGGCGATCGCCGCCCTCGCCATCGACTATCCCGCCGACAAAAAGTGCGTGTACGTTCTAGACGACGGCCGCAAGTATCCCGAACGCCGCGCCGAGCTACAAGCCATGTGCGACGAAGTAGGCGCAATCATGCTGGTGCGCGACAACAATGACCACGCCAAGGCCGGCAACATCAACACCGCCCTAGAGAAAACCCACGGCGATTTGGTGCTGATTTTGGACTGTGACCATATTCCCGCCCGCTGCTTTCTCAAAGAAACGGTGGGCTTTTTCCTGAAGCCTAAAGTCGCACTGGTGCAAACGCCGCACTGGTTCTACAACCCCGACCCCTTCGAGCGCAACCTGCTGACTCGTGGACAAATTCCCGTGGGCAACGAGCTATTTTACAAAGTGCTGCAAAAGGGGAATGACCACTGGAACGCTGCATTTTTTTGCGGCTCCGCGGCGGTCGTGCGGCGCGAGTATATTCGGGAGATTGGCGGCATCGCCACCGAAACCGTCACCGAGGATTGCCACACGGCGCTGCGGCTACATTCGCTCGGCTACCAGTCTGTCTATTACGACAAGATCATGGTAGCGGGATTGGCTCCCGAAAAATTTTCGTCCTACGTGGGTCAGCAGGTGCGCTGGGCGCGGGGCATGGCGCAAATTCTGCGGCTCGAAAATCCTTTGTTTAACCGCAAGCTGAAACTCACGCTGGCGCAGCGATTGTGCTATTTCAGCGCCACATCACACTTTTTCTTTGGCTTTCCGAGACTAATGTATGTGATTGCGCCGATGATTTACCTGCTGCTGGGCATTTCATCGGTGCGCGGGCTAGGGCTAGAGACCATGGCCTATGCGCTGCCGCACATTCTCTTGTCTATGCAGACCAACCACATTCCCTACAAGCACGTTCGCTTCTCTTTCTGGAACGAAGTGTATGAATTTGCCATGTCATTTCAGGCGGGCATTGTGACGCTGCTGGCGTTGATTAATCCAAAGCTGGGATCGTTCAACGTGACAGACAAGGGCTTGACCGTGACCGAGCGCAACTTCGATTTTGAGAGCGTTCGCTATCTTGTATATTTGAGTGCGATCGCCGCTGCCTCCCTGCTGGCCATCCCCTTCTGGCTGGTCATCAGTCCACAGGACGCGCAGGCTGTGCTGATTAATGCAGTTTGGAATGTGTTTAACCTGTTTTTGCTGCTGGCGGCCTGCTTGGTCGCCTTTGAACAACCCCAGTTGCGCGATGCTCATCGCTTGCCTCGCAAAATTACCGCTATCATCCACAGCGACGGCCAGCAGTGGAGCGGCACGACACAAAATGTGAGCGAATCAGGGGCATTGCTACTACTAGATGAGTGGCCTAATGTACCAGATGAAGTTCGGGTAGAACTGATTGGGGATTATGGAGCGCGAGTCTTACTCGATGCCAAAATCATTCGCGCCAAGGCGACCAGCAACTTGCAGGTACAAGTTGCCATTCAGTTTATCAATCTGAGCCGCACTCAGACTGATGACCTTGTTCTTGTCCTCTATTCCGATGTAAAGGAGTGGTATTCCCAAAAGCGCGAGCAGCGAGACAATCCGGTAGATTCCTTTAAATTCATCGCCGCCAGCATTGGGCGAGTCTTTCGCGAGTTTCGACCCGAATCCAGCATTGCCGTGCGAAAGCAGGTACAGGCTGCGTCCTATCTGTTTTGGGAAGGGTGGGGTGATGTATCCTACCCGGCGACGCTGACGGAGATAGGGATGCGCGATCTGCGGCTGGAGATAGAAATGATTGAGCTTGAAACAATCGAAGAATTGCAGGTCAACCAACCACTGCTCAGCCTGTTGGTGTTTCGTCAGCCGGATGACCCAGAACCGCAGAGTCTGGTCGCACAAATCATGCGGGTGGAAATGCTGGCTGGGTTGAGCGATCGCACTATTTTGGAACTCAGCTTCCCACCCGATCTCGATCGCCAGCAAAAAGATAAGATCCGCCGCCTGCTGCGATCGCTCAATTAA
- a CDS encoding cellulose biosynthesis cyclic di-GMP-binding regulatory protein BcsB: MKRHTSRPLVSFFGLFSRSKLRSQKRVAGFLLLLLFGTLLANSGAIAQTELPDFRQNAIPPETKPDRRPATGTPNQATLPATVQLKPLSPGQYVLEFNRSPVVGTRLQLRGIYDESRLRFTRPRSWETKSVKVSLRFRHSPALYATRSNLTVLVNGASVGSVPLNKPQGEIGNAIYDVPTSLLQDYNEVVIAALQNNSPTCTQDPYDPSLWTEILPDSKIVFDLAPRPVSLDFSRYPFPLFDELSLSPNELAYLLPNAVDEVWLTAASRFQSSLGRLAQFRPIDTRLVKRVNELSPGERLVVIGTTQMQPVLKSLKLPLKLQGDRWLDETQKPIANDVGVLMLTTSPDAKSLVLVATGNTPAAASKAVQFLLQSRDRQIGTGSVILVKDLADVPTPDPRDWPGYLPVENSFQLKDLLTQANEPFQDITTRGSDAPPIEIDFRALPDDRFLVGNVLNLRYSYGPQLNPLTSLLEVQIDGLPLAGRKLDAVDGVRNATFKVDLPPDKIKPNSKLQIRFRLDPRERRSCNRAIDQQLWGTVHADTSFELKRENMARVPDLKLLQVGYPFAAPQDLSQTAIALPQNPNPAELLLLMEVSERLGRLSKAESIKFNVYRAGQLPAEVRKTHHLIAIGERSRFPLPEAFPSSGFNLEALFERKREGAAIRTLPDVEGVAKQIVSPWNGDRVLLALTGQSSTGIQQLQALFEQDALFYQLREDTVLISANDAAVQANSPDAYTLEFLQQARQRTTLSEANWRDRLMQRVGGYWLLLIPGTILIALLMYGVGQAWLNRTLSQEKQ, translated from the coding sequence ATGAAGCGTCACACTTCTCGTCCACTTGTCTCCTTCTTCGGGCTGTTTTCTCGTTCCAAACTGCGTTCACAAAAGCGGGTCGCTGGTTTCCTTTTGCTGCTGCTATTTGGGACGCTGCTGGCAAACAGTGGGGCGATCGCCCAGACCGAACTTCCCGACTTTCGGCAAAACGCCATCCCTCCCGAAACCAAGCCCGACCGCCGACCCGCCACAGGCACTCCCAACCAAGCGACGTTACCAGCGACCGTGCAACTGAAGCCCCTATCGCCGGGGCAATATGTCCTGGAATTTAACCGCAGCCCTGTGGTGGGAACGCGGCTGCAACTGCGGGGGATTTATGACGAGTCGCGGCTGCGATTCACGCGCCCGCGCAGTTGGGAAACTAAATCGGTCAAAGTGTCGCTGCGGTTTCGCCATTCGCCTGCGCTCTATGCCACTCGGTCGAACCTGACGGTGCTGGTTAACGGGGCCAGTGTGGGCAGTGTGCCGCTCAACAAGCCCCAGGGCGAAATCGGCAATGCCATCTATGATGTGCCCACTAGCCTGCTGCAAGACTATAACGAAGTGGTGATTGCAGCGCTACAAAACAACTCGCCCACCTGCACCCAAGATCCCTACGATCCGTCACTCTGGACCGAAATCTTACCCGATTCCAAGATTGTATTTGACCTTGCGCCCCGACCAGTATCGCTGGATTTTAGCCGCTATCCGTTTCCGCTGTTTGACGAACTCAGCCTCAGCCCCAATGAGTTGGCCTATCTGCTGCCCAACGCAGTGGATGAAGTCTGGCTGACGGCTGCCAGTCGCTTTCAGAGCAGCCTCGGACGGTTGGCACAGTTTCGCCCGATTGATACGCGGCTGGTAAAACGGGTCAACGAACTTAGCCCCGGCGAGCGACTGGTGGTGATCGGCACGACTCAAATGCAGCCTGTGCTGAAATCGCTGAAGCTGCCGCTGAAATTGCAGGGCGATCGCTGGCTAGATGAAACCCAGAAGCCGATCGCCAATGATGTGGGCGTGCTAATGCTAACCACTTCGCCAGATGCAAAGAGCCTGGTGCTAGTGGCTACAGGCAATACACCCGCCGCTGCTAGCAAGGCAGTGCAATTTTTACTCCAGAGCCGCGATCGCCAGATTGGAACCGGCAGCGTGATTTTGGTGAAAGACCTGGCCGACGTGCCCACGCCCGATCCGCGTGACTGGCCGGGCTATTTGCCCGTCGAAAATTCCTTCCAACTCAAGGACTTGCTCACCCAGGCCAATGAGCCATTCCAGGACATCACCACTCGCGGTTCCGATGCGCCGCCCATCGAAATCGACTTTCGGGCCCTGCCAGACGACCGCTTTTTGGTGGGTAATGTGCTGAATCTGCGCTATAGCTACGGGCCGCAGCTCAACCCGCTCACTTCGCTTTTGGAGGTGCAGATCGACGGACTGCCGCTAGCAGGGCGAAAGCTGGATGCAGTTGACGGCGTTAGAAACGCTACCTTCAAAGTAGACCTACCCCCAGATAAAATCAAACCCAACTCCAAGCTTCAGATCCGCTTTCGGCTAGACCCCCGCGAACGCCGCTCCTGTAATCGGGCAATCGATCAGCAGCTTTGGGGCACGGTTCATGCAGACACGAGCTTCGAGCTAAAGCGCGAAAACATGGCGCGAGTGCCCGACCTGAAGCTGTTGCAAGTCGGCTATCCCTTTGCTGCACCCCAGGATTTGTCACAGACGGCGATCGCCCTACCCCAAAACCCCAACCCCGCAGAATTACTGCTGCTTATGGAAGTGAGCGAGCGGCTGGGACGACTGAGCAAAGCCGAATCGATCAAGTTCAATGTCTATCGCGCTGGGCAACTGCCTGCGGAGGTGCGAAAAACCCATCATCTCATTGCGATTGGCGAGCGATCGCGCTTTCCGCTGCCCGAAGCCTTCCCAAGCAGCGGCTTCAACCTGGAGGCACTGTTTGAACGCAAACGAGAAGGCGCAGCGATTCGCACCTTGCCAGATGTGGAAGGGGTTGCCAAACAAATCGTGTCGCCCTGGAATGGCGATCGCGTTTTGCTGGCACTGACGGGACAATCCAGCACCGGGATTCAGCAGTTGCAGGCCTTATTTGAACAGGATGCCCTGTTTTATCAACTGCGAGAAGACACAGTGTTGATCAGCGCTAATGATGCCGCAGTGCAGGCCAATAGCCCCGATGCCTACACGCTGGAATTTCTGCAACAGGCCCGCCAGCGCACCACCCTGAGTGAAGCAAACTGGCGCGATCGCCTGATGCAGCGGGTGGGCGGCTACTGGCTGCTGCTGATTCCTGGCACGATTTTGATTGCGCTGCTGATGTATGGCGTGGGTCAGGCCTGGCTGAATCGAACCCTGTCTCAAGAAAAGCAGTAG